A window of the Tunturibacter empetritectus genome harbors these coding sequences:
- a CDS encoding ATP-binding protein, whose translation MGFSFSVGNQGFREPQLSKNLLKHLGVSARDIATAARQFPITSRIDIQTGLESLLKREPQTRLTGLFSPNPHEGVTFAQILGGSHFQVDTGPLQYDEIDIGDAEPARCLKNGLWMGRENGVPFAIMLASGGRFGFQVGVNVEIAVAAGESGSRFSHDFFRQLEQAISEGRSYRGRVISLEAHHHPMGGGSSVKVHRLAKVNREDVILPQKTLATLDRNVGGFMAARDALKAMHFQARKGLLFYGPPGTGKTHTIHYLASQLPNHTTLLVTAEQVGLIGEYFRLARFLQPSMMVIEDVDLIARDRTEMRNGGEEVLLNKLLNEMDGLREDAEVLFILTTNRPDQIEPALVSRPGRIDQAIEFPLPDEEGRAKLTKLYGRDLKLSDELLELIVRRTKGVSGAFIKELMRRCAQFQMEGSGGSVLAQAAVDEALEEMLFAGGTLNRRLLGGEAVETLGTEVG comes from the coding sequence ATGGGATTCTCATTTTCGGTCGGTAATCAGGGGTTTCGCGAGCCGCAGCTCTCCAAAAATCTATTGAAGCATCTTGGAGTTTCGGCTCGGGATATTGCGACAGCGGCGCGCCAGTTTCCGATTACGTCGCGGATCGATATTCAGACCGGGCTGGAAAGCTTACTGAAACGTGAACCGCAGACGCGGTTGACTGGACTTTTTTCGCCGAATCCGCATGAGGGCGTTACGTTTGCTCAGATACTCGGCGGCTCTCACTTTCAAGTGGATACGGGGCCACTGCAGTATGACGAGATTGATATTGGCGATGCGGAACCGGCACGTTGTCTGAAGAATGGATTGTGGATGGGGCGAGAGAATGGGGTCCCTTTTGCGATCATGCTCGCTTCGGGTGGGCGATTCGGCTTTCAGGTGGGGGTAAACGTCGAGATTGCTGTTGCCGCAGGCGAATCCGGCTCCAGGTTCTCCCATGACTTCTTTCGTCAACTGGAGCAGGCGATCAGCGAGGGACGAAGCTATCGCGGCCGAGTGATTTCGCTTGAGGCGCATCATCATCCGATGGGAGGCGGCAGTTCGGTGAAGGTGCATCGGTTGGCCAAGGTGAACCGGGAGGATGTCATCCTTCCGCAGAAGACGCTGGCTACGCTCGATCGTAATGTCGGCGGTTTTATGGCAGCGCGAGACGCGCTGAAGGCAATGCATTTTCAGGCGCGGAAGGGGCTGCTGTTTTATGGGCCGCCGGGAACGGGCAAGACACACACGATCCACTATCTGGCTTCGCAGTTGCCGAATCATACGACGTTGCTGGTGACGGCTGAGCAGGTGGGATTGATCGGAGAATATTTTCGTCTGGCACGATTTCTGCAGCCTTCCATGATGGTGATTGAGGATGTGGACTTGATCGCCCGGGATAGAACAGAGATGCGGAACGGGGGCGAGGAGGTGTTGCTTAACAAGCTGCTGAATGAGATGGATGGACTGCGGGAAGATGCCGAGGTGTTGTTTATCCTGACGACCAATCGTCCGGACCAGATCGAGCCGGCGCTGGTCTCGCGTCCGGGGCGCATCGATCAGGCGATTGAGTTTCCGTTACCGGACGAGGAGGGCCGGGCGAAGCTGACGAAGCTGTATGGGCGCGATCTGAAGTTGTCGGATGAATTGCTGGAGTTGATCGTTCGGCGAACGAAGGGTGTGAGCGGCGCTTTTATCAAAGAGCTGATGAGGCGTTGCGCGCAGTTTCAGATGGAAGGCTCTGGGGGCAGCGTTCTCGCACAGGCTGCGGTGGATGAAGCGCTGGAGGAGATGTTGTTTGCGGGAGGAACTTTAAATCGGCGTTTGCTTGGCGGGGAAGCGGTTGAGACCTTGGGGACGGAAGTGGGTTAG
- the uvrA gene encoding excinuclease ABC subunit UvrA, with the protein MGITHITVRGARQHNLRNVDVSIPRNTLTVVTGLSGSGKSSLAFDTIYAEGQRRYVETLSAYARQFLDQMERPDVDAIDGLSPAISIEQKTTSRSPRSTVGTITEIYDYLRLLYASVGQPHCPNCHRPITRQSAEQIVERIASLSPGERITVYAPIVRGRKGEFREELEALDQQGFRARIDGEMTELTEGMRLEKRKNHTIEAVVDRIILKPLPPDNTTAALANAAPKYDTRRLETSVAKALQMANGLVLIAIHGMDETLYSSSMACPDCGINVPRLEPRSFSFNSNYGACPNCHGLGSIYDFDPAKTITDWSKPLLDGAMGPGSGSAYLLRLIKLFAEKTKINIKLPFEDLTTEHQNLFLYGPPRAEAGRTGFHGIFEYLRSNLEDTKSEGYREYMMQYMSATLCPVCKGRRLRPESLAVTVNSASIADFTALPLERALTSARNMNFVGRDRIIADRLQREIIERLEFLNAVGLGYLALDRSAATLSGGEGQRIRLATQIGSRLRGVLYVLDEPSIGLHQRDNQRLINALENLRDLGNTVLVVEHDEDTIRKADYVLDLGPGAGKNGGLLIADGTPQQIMDNPASITGQYLAGKIEILARTNPRALTGNWITVEDAHSHNLQNVTAHFPLGVMTVITGVSGSGKSTLVNDILYRSLAKELYGSREEPGQHGKVIGIDQLDKVIQIDQSPIGRTPRSNPATYTGVFTAIRDLFAMLPESRERGYKPGRFSFNVQGGRCEACQGEGQRRIEMNFLPDVYVLCEVCNGRRYNQETLSVKFNGYSIADLLDLPIADAVPILKDIPTVNVKLQTLVDVGLGYIHLGQSATTLSGGEAQRMKLARELSKRQTGRTLYLLDEPTTGLHFDDVRKLLEVLHRLTDLGNTVIIIEHNLDIIRNADYILDMGPEGGEGGGRIIAHGTPEQIATVAASHTGSFLARYYASHNPSLGSQAFASRNGTSHAGPQPANIAAAPDAVKQPKAKFIAPEKKTGLAKASAAKPEERSPKSITPKAAKKSTISKAATPESAPNKKAPASKPVPRTKKA; encoded by the coding sequence ATGGGCATTACACACATCACCGTCCGCGGCGCTCGCCAGCACAACCTGCGCAACGTCGACGTCAGCATTCCGCGCAACACCCTCACCGTCGTCACCGGCCTCTCCGGCTCCGGAAAATCCTCCCTCGCCTTCGACACCATCTACGCAGAGGGCCAACGCCGCTACGTAGAGACCTTATCGGCATACGCCCGGCAATTCTTAGACCAGATGGAGCGCCCCGACGTCGACGCCATCGACGGCCTCTCCCCCGCCATCTCCATCGAGCAAAAGACCACCTCCCGCAGCCCCCGCTCCACCGTCGGCACCATCACAGAGATCTATGATTACCTGAGGCTGTTGTACGCGAGCGTAGGCCAACCCCACTGCCCCAACTGCCACCGCCCCATCACCCGCCAGTCCGCCGAGCAGATCGTCGAACGTATCGCCAGCCTCTCCCCCGGCGAGCGCATCACCGTCTACGCCCCCATCGTCCGCGGACGCAAAGGCGAGTTCCGCGAAGAACTCGAAGCACTCGACCAGCAAGGCTTCCGCGCCCGTATCGACGGCGAGATGACCGAGCTCACCGAAGGCATGCGCCTCGAAAAACGCAAAAACCACACCATCGAAGCCGTAGTCGACCGCATCATCCTCAAACCCCTCCCGCCCGATAACACCACCGCCGCTTTAGCCAACGCCGCGCCAAAGTACGACACCCGCCGCCTCGAAACCTCCGTCGCCAAAGCCCTTCAGATGGCCAACGGCCTTGTCCTCATCGCCATCCACGGCATGGACGAAACCCTCTACTCCTCCTCCATGGCCTGCCCCGACTGCGGCATCAACGTCCCCCGCCTCGAGCCCCGCAGCTTCTCCTTCAACTCCAACTACGGCGCCTGCCCCAACTGCCACGGCCTCGGCAGCATCTACGACTTCGACCCCGCCAAGACCATCACCGACTGGTCCAAGCCCCTGCTCGACGGCGCCATGGGCCCAGGCTCCGGCTCCGCCTACCTCCTCCGCCTCATCAAGCTCTTCGCCGAAAAAACCAAGATCAACATCAAGCTGCCCTTCGAAGACCTCACCACCGAACACCAGAATCTCTTCCTATACGGCCCTCCGCGCGCCGAAGCAGGCCGCACCGGCTTCCACGGCATCTTCGAATACCTCCGCTCCAACCTCGAAGACACCAAATCCGAGGGCTACCGCGAGTACATGATGCAGTACATGTCCGCGACCCTCTGTCCCGTCTGCAAAGGCCGCCGCCTCCGCCCCGAATCCCTCGCCGTAACCGTAAACAGCGCCTCCATCGCCGACTTCACCGCCCTCCCCCTGGAGCGCGCCCTCACCTCAGCGCGCAACATGAACTTCGTAGGCCGCGACCGCATCATCGCCGACCGCCTCCAGCGCGAGATCATCGAGCGCCTCGAGTTCCTCAACGCCGTCGGCCTTGGCTACCTCGCACTCGACCGCAGCGCCGCCACCCTCTCCGGGGGCGAAGGCCAGCGCATCCGCCTCGCCACACAGATTGGCTCCCGCCTCCGCGGCGTCCTCTACGTCCTCGACGAGCCCTCCATCGGCCTCCACCAGCGCGACAATCAGCGCCTCATCAATGCCCTCGAAAACCTTCGCGACCTCGGCAACACCGTCCTCGTCGTCGAGCACGATGAAGACACCATCCGCAAAGCCGACTACGTCCTCGACCTCGGCCCCGGCGCAGGAAAAAACGGCGGTCTCCTCATCGCCGACGGCACCCCCCAACAAATCATGGACAACCCAGCGTCCATCACCGGCCAGTACCTCGCCGGCAAGATCGAGATCTTAGCCCGCACCAACCCGCGCGCCCTCACCGGCAACTGGATCACCGTCGAAGACGCCCACTCCCACAATCTCCAGAACGTCACCGCCCACTTCCCCCTCGGCGTCATGACCGTCATCACCGGCGTCAGCGGCTCCGGCAAAAGCACGCTAGTCAACGACATTCTGTACCGCTCCCTGGCAAAAGAACTCTACGGCAGCCGCGAAGAGCCCGGCCAGCACGGCAAGGTCATCGGTATTGACCAGCTAGACAAAGTAATCCAGATCGACCAGTCCCCCATCGGCCGCACCCCACGCAGCAATCCTGCTACCTATACAGGAGTGTTCACGGCGATAAGAGATCTCTTCGCCATGCTCCCCGAGTCTCGCGAGCGCGGCTACAAACCCGGCCGTTTCTCCTTCAACGTTCAGGGCGGACGCTGCGAGGCCTGCCAGGGCGAAGGCCAGCGCCGCATCGAGATGAACTTCCTCCCCGACGTCTACGTCCTCTGCGAAGTATGTAACGGCCGCCGTTACAATCAAGAGACCCTCTCCGTCAAGTTCAACGGCTACTCCATCGCCGATCTCCTCGACCTCCCCATCGCCGACGCCGTCCCCATCCTCAAAGACATCCCAACCGTCAACGTAAAGCTGCAAACCCTCGTCGATGTAGGCCTCGGCTACATCCATCTTGGCCAGTCCGCCACCACCCTCTCCGGCGGCGAAGCCCAGCGTATGAAGCTGGCCCGCGAGCTCTCCAAGCGCCAGACCGGCCGCACCCTCTACCTCCTCGACGAGCCCACCACCGGCCTCCACTTCGACGACGTGCGCAAGCTCCTCGAAGTCCTCCACCGGTTAACCGACCTCGGCAACACCGTCATCATCATCGAGCACAACCTCGACATCATCCGCAACGCCGACTACATCCTCGACATGGGACCCGAAGGCGGCGAAGGCGGCGGCCGTATCATCGCCCACGGCACGCCCGAGCAGATCGCCACCGTCGCCGCCTCCCACACCGGCAGCTTCCTCGCCCGCTACTACGCCTCCCACAACCCGTCTTTAGGAAGCCAAGCCTTCGCCAGCCGCAACGGCACCAGCCACGCCGGCCCTCAGCCCGCAAACATCGCCGCAGCCCCCGACGCGGTCAAACAGCCAAAAGCCAAATTCATCGCCCCCGAAAAGAAGACCGGCCTGGCCAAAGCAAGCGCCGCCAAACCGGAAGAAAGATCCCCCAAAAGCATCACGCCAAAAGCCGCAAAGAAGTCCACAATAAGCAAAGCAGCAACTCCAGAATCGGCACCGAACAAGAAAGCACCTGCCTCAAAGCCAGTCCCACGCACGAAAAAAGCATGA
- a CDS encoding RidA family protein produces MTQRDAIFPANRHALYEAHGYSAAIRSENLLFVSGQVGSRSDGSPEPNFEDQVRLAFANLKATLIAGGCGFDDIVDVTTSHTDPESQFETIMAVKSEMFEQAPYPNWTAIGVNWLAGFDFEIKVIARIPSKT; encoded by the coding sequence ATGACTCAGCGCGATGCGATATTCCCTGCAAACCGTCATGCCCTCTACGAGGCGCACGGCTATTCTGCTGCGATCCGATCCGAAAATCTGCTGTTCGTCTCCGGCCAAGTCGGCAGCCGTAGCGATGGCTCGCCGGAACCGAACTTCGAGGATCAAGTTCGGCTCGCGTTCGCCAATCTGAAAGCGACGCTGATCGCGGGAGGATGCGGATTTGATGACATTGTAGATGTGACGACCTCTCACACCGATCCTGAGAGCCAATTTGAAACCATCATGGCCGTGAAGAGCGAAATGTTCGAACAGGCTCCTTATCCAAACTGGACGGCAATCGGTGTGAACTGGCTTGCCGGTTTTGATTTCGAGATCAAGGTGATTGCCCGCATTCCAAGCAAGACGTAG
- a CDS encoding CPBP family intramembrane glutamic endopeptidase, with protein MSELTPNPATPATGSPASRSVSSNIAQNTAAFLSPNPVAASPQSRSQSDAPVHPILPERPILPELSLLPEGEAILQPPMDNTPNDAPEDAPHRIPNFGHALLFLAIAGVFLFLTQLLLLGLTHAPAIAGKLSAASIPPKLLIASEAVTYLATLAISWFVFPLLWRRPFANGIDANPDAARRNAFRLIPIGLALSFAVQAISSVISIPKDIPIDDFFRTPSDVWLVTLFGILVAPLFEEILFRGFLLPAVAIAYDWLSLPRTPAARELWHSNNKISTPALVFSAVFTSILFAALHGQQTAFTWPVLLLLFCVSLILSAVRIRLRSVLASTLIHASYNFTIFLTAFIATGGYRHLDKLSH; from the coding sequence ATGAGCGAACTAACTCCGAACCCCGCAACACCAGCCACCGGGTCCCCCGCGTCCCGATCCGTTAGCTCGAACATCGCCCAAAACACAGCCGCGTTTCTCTCTCCGAATCCAGTCGCCGCCAGCCCCCAAAGCCGAAGCCAATCTGATGCCCCGGTGCACCCGATACTCCCCGAACGCCCCATCCTTCCCGAACTCTCTCTCCTCCCCGAAGGCGAGGCCATCCTCCAGCCTCCCATGGACAACACCCCCAACGACGCGCCCGAAGACGCGCCTCACCGCATCCCCAACTTCGGCCACGCGCTCCTCTTCCTCGCCATCGCCGGTGTCTTCCTCTTCCTCACCCAGTTGCTTCTCCTTGGCCTCACCCACGCTCCCGCAATCGCAGGCAAACTATCCGCCGCCTCCATCCCCCCCAAGCTGCTCATAGCCTCAGAAGCCGTCACCTACCTCGCGACACTCGCCATCTCCTGGTTCGTCTTCCCTCTCCTCTGGAGGCGCCCCTTCGCCAACGGCATCGACGCCAACCCCGACGCCGCCCGCCGCAACGCCTTCCGTCTCATCCCCATCGGCCTCGCCCTCTCCTTCGCCGTGCAAGCCATCTCCTCGGTCATCTCCATCCCCAAAGACATCCCGATCGACGACTTCTTCCGCACCCCATCGGACGTCTGGCTGGTCACCCTCTTTGGCATCCTCGTCGCACCTCTCTTCGAAGAGATCCTCTTCCGGGGCTTCCTCCTGCCCGCCGTCGCCATCGCCTACGACTGGCTCTCACTCCCCCGCACCCCCGCCGCCCGCGAGCTCTGGCACTCCAACAACAAGATCTCCACCCCAGCCCTGGTCTTCTCCGCCGTCTTCACCAGCATCCTCTTCGCCGCACTCCACGGCCAGCAGACCGCCTTCACCTGGCCCGTCCTGCTGCTCCTGTTCTGTGTCTCCCTCATCCTCAGCGCCGTCCGCATCCGCCTGCGCTCGGTCCTGGCCTCCACCCTCATCCACGCCAGCTACAACTTCACCATCTTCCTCACCGCCTTCATCGCCACCGGCGGCTACCGCCACCTCGACAAGCTCTCCCACTAA